A genomic region of Herbaspirillum sp. DW155 contains the following coding sequences:
- the maiA gene encoding maleylacetoacetate isomerase has translation MSGIHSERILHNYFRSSSSYRVRIALNLKGLSSEYRAIHLNRNGGEQFEPAFQALNPHALVPVLEEEGALISQSLTILEYLEERYPEVPLLPADPFARAYVRQLANTIACEMHPLNNLRVLKYLSGKLGLDEPQKREWIHHWNRLGLQGLEQQVLTSPWRGRFLCGDRPGLADCCLVPQLFNAQRFEVDLTPYPTLLAIAAECERIEAFASAHPSRQPDAE, from the coding sequence ATGAGCGGTATCCACAGCGAACGCATCCTGCATAACTACTTTCGTAGTTCCTCGTCCTACCGCGTGCGTATCGCCCTGAACTTGAAGGGACTTTCGTCTGAATATCGCGCCATACATCTCAACCGCAACGGCGGCGAGCAGTTCGAGCCGGCCTTCCAAGCACTGAACCCCCATGCGCTGGTTCCTGTGCTGGAAGAGGAGGGCGCGCTGATTAGCCAGTCATTGACGATCCTTGAATATCTGGAGGAGCGCTATCCGGAGGTCCCCTTGCTACCTGCAGATCCTTTCGCCCGCGCATATGTGCGTCAACTCGCAAATACTATCGCGTGCGAGATGCATCCGCTCAATAACCTGCGTGTGCTGAAGTATCTCTCGGGAAAGCTAGGGCTGGATGAGCCCCAGAAGAGGGAGTGGATCCACCACTGGAATCGCCTCGGCCTGCAGGGACTGGAGCAGCAAGTCCTCACCTCGCCCTGGCGCGGCCGCTTCTTGTGCGGCGACAGGCCGGGTCTGGCTGATTGTTGCTTGGTTCCGCAGCTGTTCAATGCACAGCGCTTTGAGGTCGATCTCACACCCTATCCCACGCTGCTTGCCATTGCCGCAGAGTGTGAGCGGATCGAGGCCTTTGCCAGCGCGCATCCCTCGCGTCAGCCCGATGCCGAGTGA
- a CDS encoding TetR/AcrR family transcriptional regulator: MALGLFSGIAPTSFIMYRFLQENQNLADPLSMTKKESSNLIPDTDLRETLLRIGKAMLNEVDEASLNMREVARRSGCTHQAPYYHFRNKEGFVAALVASGFEELAAAMGAAHDQVDCRSVGEVLKASAISYLEFAIYNPGLFRTMFAPVDARSEQFLNTTNQRRASFAEVQRLGTIVFGPRATPVDVSLLWVAVHGLSNLVIDGKLVADPGDKKAKRFVEKVIDGFVEMFLARAEKA, translated from the coding sequence ATGGCACTGGGGCTTTTCTCTGGCATTGCGCCAACTTCGTTTATCATGTATCGATTCCTGCAGGAAAACCAGAATTTGGCGGATCCATTGAGCATGACGAAAAAAGAAAGCAGCAATTTGATACCTGACACCGACCTCCGCGAGACGCTACTGAGGATAGGTAAGGCGATGCTGAATGAAGTCGACGAAGCCTCCCTTAACATGCGTGAGGTAGCAAGGCGATCCGGCTGTACGCATCAGGCGCCCTACTACCATTTCAGAAACAAGGAAGGTTTCGTCGCTGCACTGGTGGCCAGCGGTTTCGAGGAGTTGGCCGCGGCCATGGGTGCCGCCCACGATCAGGTCGATTGCCGCAGTGTTGGCGAAGTACTAAAAGCATCTGCAATTTCCTACCTCGAATTTGCCATCTACAACCCAGGCCTTTTTCGGACGATGTTTGCCCCGGTCGACGCGCGCTCGGAGCAATTCCTGAATACGACCAACCAACGTCGCGCGTCTTTTGCCGAGGTGCAACGACTTGGAACGATTGTCTTCGGTCCGCGAGCGACGCCGGTAGACGTGAGTTTGCTCTGGGTTGCCGTACATGGCTTGTCAAACTTGGTCATCGACGGAAAGCTGGTCGCCGATCCCGGCGACAAAAAAGCAAAGCGATTCGTCGAAAAAGTCATTGATGGCTTCGTCGAGATGTTTTTGGCACGCGCAGAAAAAGCCTGA
- a CDS encoding HD-GYP domain-containing protein: protein MSERKKIAVEQLAVGMYFCGFDASWINSPFWRTGFKLSSPSDVAEVVGAGYDTCWIDIALGDDLAGPSDLIPLIETRNDDAKRAQQVPAAWQDAQRLFAETKELAKELFCQVRLGKAVDVRICQRIVEDLTAAAIRDPDTIMSVLRLKLADEYVYAHSLSVSVLMVALGRTIGLDADACMEAGLAGYLHDIGKAFIPEDILNKPEQLTREEYKLVQRHTTLGYRYLQENPRIPPTVALVCLHHHEKMDGSGYPLRKLSNEIDLYSRMAAIADVYDALTSDRPYKQGWEPATAISRMACWKGHFDPTLMSAFVKSIGIYPVGSVVKMRSGRYAVVIRQNHDELLRPVVRIVEYAAATEMTEPVLIDLSDRNSGDEIAEKIDEHWNDVKGIAKSMLLSI from the coding sequence ATGAGCGAGCGCAAAAAAATCGCGGTCGAACAACTGGCTGTCGGGATGTATTTTTGTGGATTTGATGCCTCATGGATTAACTCGCCCTTCTGGCGAACAGGCTTCAAGTTGAGTTCGCCTTCGGATGTTGCAGAGGTGGTTGGGGCGGGCTATGACACCTGTTGGATTGATATCGCGCTGGGGGACGACCTTGCCGGACCAAGCGATCTGATTCCATTGATTGAGACTAGGAATGATGATGCGAAACGAGCGCAACAAGTGCCCGCCGCATGGCAGGATGCGCAGCGTCTCTTTGCGGAAACGAAGGAGTTGGCCAAGGAACTCTTTTGCCAGGTACGTCTGGGAAAAGCGGTAGACGTGCGGATTTGCCAACGCATTGTCGAAGATCTGACCGCAGCGGCAATACGAGACCCGGATACCATCATGAGCGTGTTGCGCCTCAAGCTCGCCGATGAGTATGTTTATGCGCATTCTCTTTCAGTCTCAGTTCTGATGGTCGCGCTTGGACGCACCATCGGCCTGGATGCAGACGCCTGTATGGAGGCCGGTTTGGCAGGATATCTTCACGATATCGGAAAAGCCTTTATTCCCGAGGACATCCTCAACAAGCCGGAGCAACTAACGAGGGAAGAATACAAGCTTGTCCAGCGCCATACGACGCTGGGTTACCGTTATCTGCAGGAAAACCCGCGAATACCGCCTACAGTCGCTTTGGTGTGTCTCCATCATCACGAGAAAATGGATGGGTCGGGATATCCTTTGCGCAAGCTCAGCAATGAAATCGATTTGTATTCGCGCATGGCTGCCATTGCCGATGTCTACGATGCGCTCACGTCAGATCGTCCCTACAAGCAGGGCTGGGAACCAGCTACTGCCATATCCCGTATGGCGTGCTGGAAAGGGCATTTCGATCCCACTCTGATGTCAGCATTCGTCAAGAGCATCGGTATCTACCCAGTTGGCAGCGTCGTCAAGATGCGCTCTGGGCGCTATGCGGTGGTAATCAGACAAAACCACGATGAACTCTTGCGGCCGGTAGTCAGGATAGTGGAATACGCTGCGGCAACAGAAATGACTGAACCCGTCCTGATTGATCTATCCGACCGCAATTCAGGAGACGAGATTGCAGAGAAAATCGATGAGCATTGGAACGATGTGAAGGGAATAGCGAAATCCATGCTTCTAAGCATATAA
- a CDS encoding methyl-accepting chemotaxis protein translates to MSIARKLYLFSLFIVAVMASICCVNLVQLDKVGNSIHRIVDDTVPSISDLDEISVAVYKLRIDVLSYVFINDDKVKVNAKKEMEVSYKRVQDGLERYKRQDISDEKDRALFVLIEKNFTEYNKLREQILEQRDPQRSIEILLQGRQVIGALVKSIEDTKSYNQELARQYQTEVTAALTESNRASWMASILAGLLVLFISVSLARQISTRLRRAVSVTEQIGAGRLTTLVETAGSDEIAKLMHSIAAMRSNLEDVIAKVQDSADAVTSIAAEISNGNLDLSNRTEKQAASLEETASSMEELLSAVKTNSTNARQASTLAVAGSDVAHRSSAEIQNAVNTMHEIASSSGRMSEIIAVIEGISFQTNILALNAAVEAARAGENGRGFAVVASEVRALAQRSTSAAKEIKDLIVASVEHIQSGKLIVEGTVDTISQITSSAGQTRELMHEIANASEEQSSGISQINDAIVQIDQNTQQNAALVEQIAAASNLLKEQAVFLQQTISFFETRPQGVIVDMEGGH, encoded by the coding sequence ATGAGTATCGCAAGAAAACTCTATCTCTTTTCACTTTTCATCGTTGCTGTGATGGCCAGTATCTGCTGCGTCAATCTCGTGCAATTGGATAAAGTTGGCAATAGTATCCACAGGATCGTTGACGATACGGTGCCGAGTATTTCCGATCTCGACGAGATCAGTGTAGCTGTCTATAAACTGCGGATTGATGTATTGAGCTATGTCTTCATCAACGATGATAAGGTGAAGGTCAACGCCAAGAAAGAAATGGAGGTGTCTTACAAGCGTGTTCAGGACGGATTGGAACGCTACAAACGCCAAGATATTTCAGATGAAAAAGACCGTGCTCTGTTTGTATTGATCGAAAAAAACTTCACTGAATACAACAAGTTGAGAGAGCAGATCCTTGAGCAAAGAGATCCTCAACGTTCAATCGAAATACTGCTACAGGGCAGGCAGGTAATCGGCGCGCTGGTCAAGAGCATAGAGGATACAAAGTCATACAACCAGGAACTCGCCAGACAATATCAGACAGAGGTGACGGCCGCGCTGACGGAGTCCAATCGCGCCAGTTGGATGGCATCCATCCTAGCGGGCTTGTTGGTCCTCTTTATCAGTGTATCGCTGGCGCGCCAGATATCGACGCGACTACGGCGCGCGGTAAGTGTGACAGAACAGATCGGTGCCGGGCGACTCACTACCTTGGTGGAGACTGCTGGCAGTGACGAGATCGCCAAGTTGATGCATTCAATTGCGGCGATGCGGTCGAACCTGGAGGATGTGATTGCAAAAGTACAGGACAGCGCCGATGCTGTGACGTCAATTGCCGCGGAAATTTCCAACGGCAACTTAGACTTGTCGAATCGGACAGAGAAGCAAGCGGCATCGCTGGAAGAAACCGCATCCAGCATGGAAGAGCTGCTGAGTGCAGTCAAGACCAACTCCACCAACGCCCGCCAGGCAAGTACACTGGCAGTTGCGGGGTCTGATGTCGCACATCGCAGTAGCGCTGAAATCCAGAACGCAGTCAATACCATGCATGAGATTGCAAGCAGCTCCGGTCGTATGTCGGAAATCATCGCTGTGATTGAGGGAATATCCTTCCAGACCAACATCTTGGCGCTTAATGCTGCAGTGGAAGCGGCTCGCGCTGGAGAGAACGGACGTGGCTTTGCCGTAGTGGCATCTGAGGTGCGTGCACTCGCCCAGCGCAGTACCAGTGCAGCCAAGGAAATCAAGGACTTGATTGTGGCGTCAGTTGAACATATTCAAAGCGGCAAGCTTATCGTTGAAGGTACCGTAGATACGATTTCGCAAATCACTTCCAGTGCCGGACAGACCAGAGAACTGATGCACGAGATTGCCAATGCTTCTGAGGAACAGAGCTCGGGAATTTCGCAGATCAATGACGCCATTGTCCAGATCGATCAGAATACCCAGCAGAATGCAGCGTTGGTAGAGCAGATAGCGGCCGCTTCTAACCTCCTGAAAGAGCAGGCGGTATTCCTGCAACAAACAATCTCATTCTTCGAGACTCGTCCGCAGGGAGTCATCGTCGACATGGAGGGGGGCCACTGA
- a CDS encoding helix-turn-helix domain-containing protein: MTAYEDVFPDDPFEHWHQVTCRNYSVTECRSIKDQAFSAQVQVRPFGDLLVSKISSKVSPDVTLQVMRGNREIRKDYRDDFLIWFGRLGAMELEQDGRSTQLQSGDLMLHDQAVPFNIAFGQHCAALMITVPRLLMLSRFAQATNCTAMRVPAVSPLARIAKATLSEIALSDIASDLDTHGKNIWSPLLDICLAAIQSNCPQSEQQSEIQKSRLRMAQRYLRQRLSDPDISLSSVSTDLHMSSRTLLRLFAAHGTTPMQWLWQERLKSSYAALTSGPFKRVSDVAYAHGFRNLSHFSRSFKALHGINPQQLLRDA; encoded by the coding sequence ATGACCGCTTACGAAGATGTCTTTCCAGATGATCCTTTTGAGCACTGGCATCAGGTGACTTGTCGTAATTATTCCGTAACTGAGTGCCGCTCAATCAAAGACCAAGCCTTCAGCGCGCAAGTACAGGTACGTCCCTTCGGCGACCTGCTTGTGAGTAAGATTAGCTCTAAGGTGAGCCCGGATGTGACATTGCAGGTCATGCGTGGAAACAGAGAGATCCGAAAGGACTACCGCGACGATTTTCTGATCTGGTTCGGCCGACTAGGGGCCATGGAGCTCGAGCAAGACGGCCGCAGCACGCAGCTTCAATCGGGCGACTTAATGCTGCACGATCAGGCAGTACCATTCAACATTGCATTCGGTCAACATTGCGCCGCTTTGATGATTACCGTGCCGCGTCTCCTCATGTTGTCTCGGTTTGCGCAAGCAACAAACTGTACAGCCATGCGCGTTCCTGCGGTTTCTCCACTTGCAAGAATCGCCAAGGCGACGTTGAGTGAAATTGCGTTATCCGACATTGCCTCGGACCTGGACACACACGGCAAGAATATCTGGAGTCCGCTTTTGGACATCTGCCTTGCTGCCATACAAAGTAACTGTCCACAATCGGAACAGCAGAGCGAAATACAAAAATCGCGTCTTCGCATGGCTCAACGCTACCTGCGACAGCGTCTTAGCGACCCGGATATCAGTCTGTCCAGCGTTTCTACAGATCTGCACATGTCGAGTCGAACTCTGCTTCGTCTGTTCGCCGCGCACGGCACCACTCCAATGCAATGGCTTTGGCAGGAACGCCTCAAGTCAAGCTATGCAGCGTTGACGTCCGGGCCGTTCAAGAGAGTGAGCGATGTCGCCTACGCGCATGGTTTTCGAAATCTGTCCCACTTTAGTCGCTCTTTCAAAGCACTGCATGGGATTAACCCGCAACAGCTACTTCGCGACGCTTAA
- a CDS encoding isochorismatase family cysteine hydrolase — protein MPYQLDIIDPKKSAMIVVDMQNDFVVEGAPMQSAQALAMVPRLAATLSFCRKKGIKVVYTAHVHRKDGSDMGLYDDLYPPIANRIALVDETHGAEIYPDLKPAPGEHVIKKHRYSGFFATDLDLILREWGIDTVIITGTTTENCCLSTAREAMFLNYKTVFLSDVTGTFDYPDLGHGAMTAEQMHKATLIMLAFSTAHVMTAQQFQAKVL, from the coding sequence ATGCCGTATCAACTCGACATTATCGACCCGAAGAAAAGTGCAATGATTGTCGTAGACATGCAAAACGACTTCGTTGTTGAAGGCGCTCCAATGCAGTCTGCACAAGCACTGGCGATGGTGCCCAGGCTCGCCGCGACGCTTTCGTTTTGTCGAAAGAAGGGTATCAAAGTAGTCTATACCGCACACGTGCATCGCAAGGATGGCAGCGATATGGGTCTTTACGATGATCTTTACCCTCCGATTGCTAATCGCATAGCACTGGTGGACGAAACCCATGGCGCAGAGATTTACCCGGACCTGAAGCCCGCACCTGGTGAGCATGTCATCAAGAAGCACCGCTACAGCGGCTTTTTTGCGACTGACCTAGACCTGATACTGCGCGAGTGGGGTATTGATACAGTAATTATCACAGGCACCACGACCGAAAATTGCTGTCTCTCAACGGCCCGGGAGGCTATGTTCCTCAACTACAAGACCGTGTTCCTTTCGGACGTAACGGGCACGTTTGACTATCCGGACTTGGGTCACGGTGCGATGACGGCCGAGCAAATGCACAAGGCAACACTCATCATGCTTGCATTTTCCACCGCTCATGTGATGACCGCGCAACAATTCCAAGCTAAAGTGCTCTGA
- a CDS encoding IS3 family transposase (programmed frameshift), with protein sequence MTSFTTRQTVEHIEILTEPERRRRRTPQEKIAIVQETLAPGASVSAVARRHGVNANQVFGWRKQYQEGSLTAVKAGETVVPASELAAAIKEIKELQRLLGKKTMENEILREAVEWGRSKNPDCALALAAGGRPMKVVCDVLGVARSAVAVKRARSPEWRDGRSARKVGDSGLLEEIELYVASLPSYGYRRIWALLRRSRESLGQACVNHKRVYRVMREHALLLRRPGVRRDNRRHDGRVAVKQSNARWCSDGFEFRCDDGAALRVTFALDCCDREAISWAATTGGHSGDVVRDVMLAAVEQRFGSTQTPQVIEWLSDNGSAYIDHRTRSFARELGLEPLTTPVRSPQSNGMAERFVKTMKHDYIAFMDKPDVPTALTHLASAFEQYNERHPHKALKYRSPREFRRAAASVT encoded by the exons ATGACCAGTTTTACGACTAGGCAAACCGTGGAGCACATCGAGATTCTGACCGAGCCGGAGCGTCGCAGAAGACGCACGCCCCAAGAAAAAATAGCCATCGTCCAGGAGACCTTGGCTCCTGGAGCTTCCGTATCAGCCGTTGCCAGGCGACACGGGGTGAACGCGAACCAGGTGTTTGGTTGGCGCAAGCAGTACCAGGAAGGCAGTCTGACCGCCGTCAAGGCTGGCGAGACGGTAGTCCCGGCCTCGGAGCTGGCCGCGGCCATCAAGGAAATCAAAGAACTGCAGCGGCTGTTGGGCAAGAAGACCATGGAGAACGAGATTCTGCGCGAGGCCGTCGAATGGGGCCGGTCAAAAAACC CTGATTGCGCGCTCGCCCTTGCTGCCGGAGGACGACCAATGAAAGTGGTCTGTGACGTTCTCGGTGTGGCGCGCTCTGCAGTGGCAGTAAAACGAGCCCGGAGCCCGGAATGGCGAGATGGCCGTAGTGCTCGCAAAGTCGGCGACAGCGGCTTGCTCGAAGAGATTGAGCTGTATGTCGCGAGCTTGCCGAGCTATGGCTATCGCCGCATCTGGGCTTTGCTGCGACGTAGCCGGGAATCTCTGGGGCAAGCGTGCGTGAACCATAAGCGGGTCTATCGCGTCATGCGAGAGCACGCGTTGCTGCTGCGCCGACCTGGTGTGAGACGCGACAATCGACGCCACGATGGTCGCGTAGCGGTCAAGCAAAGTAATGCGCGCTGGTGTTCGGACGGCTTCGAATTCCGTTGTGATGACGGGGCTGCATTGAGAGTGACGTTTGCACTGGATTGTTGTGACCGTGAAGCCATCAGCTGGGCGGCCACTACCGGTGGGCATAGCGGGGATGTCGTGCGCGACGTGATGCTGGCCGCCGTGGAGCAGAGGTTTGGAAGCACGCAGACTCCACAGGTGATTGAATGGCTCAGCGACAACGGCTCGGCCTACATCGACCATCGCACACGCAGCTTCGCTCGCGAGCTGGGATTGGAGCCCTTGACCACGCCCGTGCGCTCGCCACAGAGTAACGGCATGGCGGAGCGGTTCGTAAAAACGATGAAGCATGATTACATCGCCTTCATGGACAAGCCCGATGTGCCTACGGCGCTCACGCATCTGGCCTCTGCCTTCGAGCAATACAATGAGCGCCATCCGCACAAGGCCCTGAAATACCGCTCGCCTCGCGAGTTCAGACGGGCTGCAGCATCAGTAACTTAA
- a CDS encoding cupin domain-containing protein — MKIIRSKEFKAERAWQALDIANMDGITCRLHWTNQPYQWHTNDGAELFVVLDGSVEMRYRDHNGFEQSVLLDSGDMFYADIGCEHVAHPRGEARILVIEREGSV, encoded by the coding sequence ATGAAAATCATTAGGAGCAAGGAGTTCAAGGCAGAGCGCGCCTGGCAGGCCTTGGATATCGCCAATATGGATGGCATTACCTGCCGCCTACATTGGACCAATCAACCTTATCAATGGCACACCAACGATGGGGCCGAACTGTTCGTCGTGCTGGACGGGAGTGTAGAAATGCGCTACCGCGATCACAATGGATTCGAACAGTCGGTCTTGTTGGATTCCGGTGATATGTTTTATGCCGACATTGGTTGTGAGCATGTCGCACATCCACGAGGTGAGGCTCGGATACTCGTGATTGAACGGGAAGGCAGCGTCTAA
- a CDS encoding methyl-accepting chemotaxis protein, which translates to MQALDTALHNSRKSEILNLLSKAEYLVTGYQQQVADGKLRAEDAQQAVRSALSALNANRTSYFFVMRPDGLMLVHPNRDLIGRKMLGQGAVPGQTDLQAYREGLDKGHFALVDVVVKRSADGQLERKLQGLVEVPQWNWYIGTGFFYDDINAVYWEVATRLLGVGIAIFLALGTIAWLIARSVRQVLGGEPAHAGAIVAKIAAGDLSCTIELAQQDSSSLLFSLNEMRQRLSAMVRGILQSSEAISTGSREIARGNLDLSQRTEAQAASLEQTAASMAELANTIHQNRVSVGKASEMAQQALLSTQDGGQIIEEVIGTIQGIAAQSKEIAQITGLIEGIAFQTNILALNAAVEAARAGEQGRGFAVVATEVRSLAQKSAGAAKDIKQLIDSSVMRVTEGNRQVSSAGQQMASITQAVERVSQIMKAIDDEAAEQSNGIQQVNVAVMQMDQVTQQNAALVEEITAASAMLDDQSKQLLEIVSRFSLR; encoded by the coding sequence TTGCAAGCGCTGGATACGGCTTTACACAATAGCCGAAAATCGGAAATTCTTAATCTGCTGAGTAAGGCAGAGTATCTCGTTACTGGCTACCAGCAGCAGGTCGCTGACGGCAAACTTCGGGCGGAGGATGCGCAGCAGGCAGTTCGATCAGCCTTGTCAGCACTCAATGCCAACCGCACCAGTTATTTCTTCGTGATGCGTCCCGACGGACTGATGCTGGTGCATCCCAACCGCGATTTGATCGGCCGCAAGATGCTGGGTCAAGGTGCTGTACCTGGGCAGACGGACTTGCAGGCCTATCGGGAAGGGCTGGACAAGGGACATTTCGCGCTGGTCGACGTAGTGGTGAAACGTTCCGCAGATGGTCAGTTGGAGCGAAAATTGCAGGGTCTGGTAGAAGTTCCACAATGGAACTGGTACATCGGGACCGGCTTCTTTTACGATGACATTAATGCTGTCTACTGGGAGGTGGCAACTCGGCTGCTCGGAGTGGGAATAGCCATTTTCCTGGCGTTGGGCACGATCGCCTGGCTCATTGCCCGCAGTGTGCGTCAGGTACTGGGAGGCGAACCGGCGCACGCGGGTGCGATCGTCGCCAAGATTGCCGCTGGCGATCTCTCATGCACGATCGAGCTCGCACAGCAGGACAGCAGCAGTCTGCTGTTTTCATTGAACGAGATGCGCCAGAGACTGAGCGCGATGGTCCGCGGCATCCTGCAATCTAGCGAGGCCATTTCGACGGGCTCGCGCGAGATTGCCCGTGGAAATCTGGACTTGTCGCAACGAACCGAAGCGCAGGCTGCATCGCTGGAGCAAACCGCAGCAAGCATGGCGGAGCTGGCCAATACTATCCATCAAAATCGCGTCAGCGTCGGTAAGGCCAGTGAGATGGCGCAACAGGCTCTACTTAGCACCCAAGACGGCGGGCAGATAATCGAAGAAGTCATCGGCACCATCCAGGGCATTGCAGCGCAGTCGAAGGAGATCGCGCAGATCACCGGACTCATCGAAGGTATTGCTTTTCAAACCAACATCCTGGCACTCAACGCCGCCGTGGAAGCAGCCCGGGCTGGCGAACAAGGACGTGGTTTTGCCGTGGTGGCTACGGAAGTGCGTTCGCTCGCTCAGAAGAGTGCGGGTGCCGCCAAGGACATCAAACAGTTGATCGATTCTTCGGTGATGCGTGTCACCGAAGGTAATAGGCAGGTCTCATCTGCAGGCCAGCAGATGGCCAGTATCACGCAGGCCGTAGAGCGGGTCAGCCAGATAATGAAAGCCATTGACGATGAGGCTGCCGAGCAGAGCAATGGCATCCAGCAGGTCAATGTCGCTGTGATGCAGATGGATCAGGTAACGCAACAGAACGCCGCGCTGGTCGAAGAAATCACTGCCGCTTCTGCCATGCTCGATGATCAGAGCAAACAGTTGCTAGAAATCGTATCCCGCTTCAGCCTGCGTTGA
- a CDS encoding subtype B tannase, giving the protein MDRREFNWALLAAAATASGLAMGQSAQDDRLLLDLTRYMPQTVTVGGQVVRLRAFEGVAYVARPVEPEYQVLNLYIPETYFHGGSLGRFDARTAPIFFPNAVGGYMPAKPGTLTGRGMPPRMGGDRRPPGLPPGDGPPPGMADAAAAPSASAIALAQGFIVAAPGARGRTQQRADGRWTGKAPAAIVDLKAAVRWLRYNAGRFPGNPERIISNGTSAGGALSALLGASGNHPDYEAELGAIGAAPGRDDIFAVSAYCPITNLAHADEAYEWQFEGLREYRNVAISMLDYKVQRQEVVGQLNDMQLQLSAELRASFVDYVNKLGLRSPDGNLLGLHADGQGPLREHIAGLLVEAARKARASGTDLSGTPWLRMQAGQPVALDFAAYVRTVGRMKSQPAFDGLALETGENQLFGDATTDKRHFTSFSARHSKVAGAAMADARTVKAMDAMQQIDDPRSLAAGRWRIRQGTLDRDTSLAVPALLAAAARQRGAAVDLEFAWGRPHSGDYDLDALFAWIHTQVEQATS; this is encoded by the coding sequence ATGGATCGTCGAGAATTCAACTGGGCGCTGCTGGCAGCAGCGGCGACCGCTTCTGGGTTGGCAATGGGACAGTCTGCGCAGGATGACAGACTGCTGCTGGACCTGACTCGCTATATGCCTCAGACCGTGACCGTCGGTGGACAGGTCGTCAGGCTAAGAGCTTTCGAGGGCGTTGCCTACGTGGCGCGACCGGTGGAGCCGGAATATCAGGTCCTGAACTTGTACATCCCTGAAACCTATTTCCATGGAGGAAGTCTCGGTCGCTTCGATGCGCGTACCGCGCCTATCTTCTTTCCCAATGCGGTAGGCGGCTATATGCCCGCAAAGCCGGGGACTCTGACGGGCCGTGGCATGCCACCAAGAATGGGCGGCGATCGACGTCCGCCCGGATTACCGCCGGGTGATGGTCCGCCCCCCGGGATGGCAGATGCTGCAGCCGCTCCCAGTGCCAGCGCGATTGCGCTGGCGCAGGGTTTCATCGTTGCCGCACCGGGTGCGCGCGGCCGCACCCAGCAGCGAGCCGATGGTCGCTGGACCGGTAAGGCACCGGCTGCCATCGTTGACCTTAAGGCAGCGGTACGCTGGCTACGTTACAACGCTGGCCGTTTTCCCGGAAATCCGGAGCGCATCATCTCCAACGGTACCAGCGCCGGGGGCGCACTGTCCGCGCTTCTGGGCGCCAGCGGCAATCATCCTGATTACGAAGCCGAGCTCGGCGCCATAGGTGCGGCGCCCGGGCGCGACGATATCTTTGCGGTATCGGCCTACTGCCCGATCACAAATCTGGCTCATGCCGATGAAGCCTACGAATGGCAGTTCGAAGGTTTACGAGAGTATCGTAACGTTGCGATCTCGATGCTTGACTACAAGGTGCAGCGCCAGGAAGTCGTCGGGCAACTAAACGATATGCAACTGCAATTGTCGGCTGAACTGCGTGCCAGCTTTGTCGACTATGTCAACAAACTCGGACTGCGTTCGCCCGATGGCAACTTGTTGGGCCTGCACGCCGATGGGCAGGGCCCGTTGCGCGAGCACATCGCCGGTCTGCTGGTGGAGGCCGCGCGCAAGGCTCGCGCCAGCGGCACTGACCTCAGCGGAACGCCCTGGCTGCGCATGCAGGCGGGACAGCCGGTGGCGCTGGATTTTGCCGCCTACGTCCGCACCGTCGGTCGCATGAAGAGTCAGCCCGCTTTCGATGGTCTGGCACTCGAAACCGGCGAGAACCAGCTCTTCGGCGATGCGACCACCGACAAGCGTCACTTCACCTCCTTCTCGGCGCGCCACAGTAAGGTGGCCGGGGCCGCAATGGCCGACGCCCGGACCGTCAAGGCCATGGATGCCATGCAACAGATCGATGATCCGCGCTCCCTCGCAGCAGGGCGCTGGCGGATCCGTCAGGGGACGCTGGACCGTGATACCTCTTTGGCAGTTCCCGCCTTGTTGGCAGCGGCTGCTCGTCAGCGCGGAGCTGCGGTCGACCTGGAATTCGCCTGGGGCCGGCCGCACAGCGGCGACTACGATCTCGATGCGTTGTTTGCATGGATCCACACACAGGTAGAGCAAGCTACCAGCTGA